The following coding sequences are from one Molothrus aeneus isolate 106 chromosome Z, BPBGC_Maene_1.0, whole genome shotgun sequence window:
- the HSPB3 gene encoding heat shock protein beta-3 encodes MAEAVIRHWVETPVRYQEQFVGQELEAHKLNHLLYALPGPATTALSDRRCAPESTAGAGKSGQEEENTQFRVLLDVVQFRPEDIIIQTFEGWLLIKAQHGPRMDEHGFISRSFTRQYKLPDGVENKDLSALFCHDGILVVEMKNSVEKN; translated from the coding sequence ATGGCAGAAGCTGTCATAAGACATTGGGTGGAAACTCCTGTACGCTACCAGGAGCAGTTTGttggccaggagctggaagcaCACAAACTGAACCACCTTTTATATGCTTTGCCGGGCCCTGCCACCACTGCACTGAGCGACCGAAGGTGCGCCCCAGAAAGCACGGCTGGGGCCGGGAAGAGCggccaggaggaggaaaacacaCAATTCCGGGTCTTGCTGGATGTTGTGCAGTTCCGCCCCGAAGATATCATTATCCAGACTTTCGAAGGCTGGCTCCTGATTAAAGCTCAGCACGGACCCAGGATGGATGAGCATGGTTTCATATCCAGAAGCTTCACCAGACAATACAAATTACCTGACGGAGTGGAGAACAAAGACTTGTCTGCACTTTTCTGCCATGATGGCATTTTGGTTGTTGAAATGAAGAACTCAGTGGAAAAGAATTAG